One Streptomyces sp. R28 DNA window includes the following coding sequences:
- a CDS encoding mobilization protein — translation MIPKIITGKGSTRRLIAYLFGKGDANEHVDPHLVASWNDFAPDPGRSPHRDPKEVEKQLYTQLDQPVAMLGRRATKTTVWHCPVRAAPEDPILSDAQWAEIARRIVAAAGIAPAGDAEACRWVAVWHADDHIHIAATLVRQDGRRPRRDYDIRAVQREARQIEVDYGLRRLKPGDGTAAKRPTSKEHFKAKRLGQDATSREILRRRVRRAIAAASTETEFFVLLEASGVAVRPKTEPSGDVSGYSVSLPGDVNKQGEPIWYAGSTLSGDLSLPQVRKRLATTPPEPVTVQPGNPWHQATASTERIPFHLTHSDDGVAQGQLAALGGALDLLSLTAPAAARTELERASAAFERATRSRIDADHASARALRRSVQAIWNDPVRHGDGAGLAMLIDAALTAVAYAMHWHRARQHAQQQAASEQALIHLQAAYAQVAEPVLAGLAIRTPGAQTKRRYAHHLLRSAPQHAEHILNDRAWDALATSLAEAEAAGHNVSNLLDKALNQRPLDDARSPARALTWRIRRLGQRQAPSPQAQAANARHAMQRPTVSVSPLSPEPKRQPRR, via the coding sequence GTGATACCGAAGATCATCACCGGCAAGGGCAGCACCCGCCGCCTGATCGCCTACCTCTTCGGCAAGGGCGACGCCAACGAGCACGTCGACCCCCACCTGGTCGCGTCCTGGAACGACTTCGCCCCCGACCCCGGCCGCAGCCCCCACCGCGACCCCAAGGAGGTGGAAAAGCAGCTCTACACCCAGCTCGACCAGCCGGTGGCCATGCTCGGCCGCCGGGCTACTAAGACCACGGTCTGGCACTGCCCGGTCCGCGCCGCCCCCGAAGACCCCATCCTGTCCGACGCCCAGTGGGCAGAGATCGCCCGCCGAATCGTGGCCGCCGCCGGCATCGCCCCCGCCGGAGACGCCGAAGCCTGCCGCTGGGTGGCCGTCTGGCACGCCGACGACCACATCCACATCGCAGCCACCCTCGTCCGCCAGGACGGCCGCCGCCCCCGCCGGGACTACGACATCCGGGCCGTCCAGCGCGAAGCCCGCCAGATCGAAGTCGACTACGGGCTGAGGCGGTTGAAGCCGGGCGACGGCACCGCCGCCAAACGCCCCACCAGCAAGGAACACTTCAAGGCCAAGCGCCTGGGCCAGGACGCCACCTCTCGCGAGATCCTGCGCCGGCGCGTCCGCCGCGCGATAGCCGCCGCCTCTACGGAGACCGAGTTCTTCGTCCTACTGGAAGCGTCCGGCGTGGCGGTGCGGCCGAAGACAGAGCCGTCCGGAGACGTGTCCGGCTACAGCGTCAGCCTGCCCGGCGACGTCAACAAGCAGGGTGAACCCATCTGGTACGCCGGTTCCACTCTCTCCGGCGACCTCTCCCTGCCCCAGGTCCGCAAGCGCCTCGCGACGACGCCTCCCGAACCGGTCACCGTCCAGCCGGGCAACCCCTGGCACCAGGCCACCGCCTCCACCGAACGCATCCCCTTCCACCTCACCCACAGCGACGACGGAGTCGCCCAGGGCCAGCTGGCCGCGCTCGGTGGAGCGCTCGACCTGCTCTCCCTCACTGCCCCGGCCGCAGCACGGACCGAGCTGGAACGAGCCTCCGCGGCATTCGAACGGGCCACTCGTTCGCGCATCGACGCCGACCACGCCAGTGCCCGTGCCCTGCGCCGCAGCGTCCAAGCGATCTGGAACGATCCCGTACGCCACGGCGACGGCGCCGGATTGGCGATGCTGATCGACGCCGCGCTCACCGCCGTCGCCTACGCCATGCACTGGCACCGCGCCCGCCAGCACGCCCAACAGCAGGCGGCATCCGAGCAGGCCCTGATCCACCTGCAGGCCGCATACGCCCAGGTCGCGGAACCGGTCCTAGCCGGCCTCGCCATCCGGACACCAGGGGCGCAGACCAAGCGCCGCTATGCCCACCACCTCCTGCGGTCGGCTCCCCAGCACGCCGAACACATCCTCAACGACCGGGCCTGGGATGCCCTGGCCACGTCGCTCGCCGAAGCGGAGGCCGCGGGCCACAACGTGTCCAACCTCCTCGACAAGGCGCTCAACCAACGCCCTTTGGACGATGCGCGCAGCCCCGCCCGTGCCTTGACCTGGCGCATCCGCCGCCTCGGTCAACGCCAGGCACCCAGCCCGCAGGCGCAGGCAGCCAACGCCCGCCACGCTATGCAGCGCCCGACTGTGTCGGTGTCCCCGCTCTCACCGGAGCCCAAGCGGCAGCCAAGGCGCTGA
- the mobC gene encoding plasmid mobilization relaxosome protein MobC — protein sequence MAEAPGAEGAPGSAGPGEPTETGATRPSPHAAQTPTPQRRLRQSRLRERRIHPRYSDSEFTDLAHAAERSRMQIGGYVAEASLAAARAEDSTAAIADYRAMVKALMAANRQLGMIGNNLNQLTWHLHKDGAWPEPDAVHRLLARIETSIADVDTAVAQVTEGRQGR from the coding sequence GTGGCGGAGGCACCCGGCGCCGAGGGGGCACCGGGATCGGCCGGCCCGGGGGAGCCGACCGAGACGGGAGCCACCAGACCGTCGCCCCACGCCGCGCAGACGCCGACGCCGCAACGCCGCCTGCGTCAGTCCCGCCTGCGCGAGCGCCGCATCCACCCCCGATACAGCGACAGCGAGTTCACCGACCTCGCCCACGCTGCCGAGCGCAGCCGCATGCAGATCGGCGGCTACGTTGCCGAGGCGTCGCTCGCCGCCGCCCGCGCCGAGGACTCCACCGCCGCGATCGCCGACTACCGCGCCATGGTCAAGGCACTGATGGCCGCCAACCGGCAGCTCGGCATGATCGGCAACAACCTCAACCAGCTCACCTGGCATCTCCACAAGGACGGCGCCTGGCCCGAGCCGGACGCCGTCCACCGGCTTCTGGCCCGCATCGAAACGTCGATCGCCGACGTGGACACCGCCGTCGCCCAGGTCACCGAGGGAAGGCAGGGCCGGTGA
- a CDS encoding DUF3631 domain-containing protein, translating to MLDELRAAIGKYVVLPSDEALTAVTLWVAATHIQTALQHAPRLAVVGPTKGCGKSRVLDVLHETVHQPIMTVNMSTAVLFRVIGKNPRTILVDEADTIFSKAGENEELRGLLNAGHQRNRPAWRISGPEHKPTPYPTFAMAALASIGDLPDTITDRAVVLRMQKRKPGEKVTPFRSRYATPELNALRDKLAAWLGPLRGTAGRMAPTMPVEDRAADTWEPLVIIADLAGGHWPARARAACVAMTRFEAVQDEQTNLKTRLLRDIHRIFEAHGNPEALSSLDLVTALLQDPDAPWAEHGANGLNAYHLGKLLRDFDIRPANYRFAKGRQAKGYARNRFLDSWARHCPDLTETAPALTPAPPAQGKPPAAPAGQLPIGPPGGPAGPNRAR from the coding sequence CTGCTGGATGAGTTGCGGGCGGCGATCGGCAAGTACGTCGTACTGCCCAGTGACGAGGCGCTGACAGCGGTCACCCTGTGGGTGGCGGCCACGCACATCCAGACCGCTTTGCAGCACGCGCCGCGCCTGGCGGTCGTCGGCCCGACGAAGGGCTGCGGCAAGTCCCGGGTGCTGGACGTGCTCCACGAGACCGTCCACCAGCCGATCATGACGGTGAACATGTCCACGGCGGTGCTCTTCCGCGTCATCGGCAAGAACCCGCGCACGATCCTGGTGGACGAGGCCGACACCATCTTCAGCAAGGCCGGCGAGAACGAGGAACTGCGCGGCCTGCTGAACGCCGGACACCAGCGCAACCGGCCCGCCTGGCGCATCTCCGGTCCGGAACACAAGCCGACCCCGTATCCCACCTTCGCCATGGCCGCACTGGCCTCGATCGGCGACCTCCCCGACACGATCACGGACCGGGCGGTCGTGCTCCGCATGCAAAAGCGCAAGCCGGGCGAGAAGGTGACCCCGTTCCGCTCGCGCTACGCCACACCGGAGCTGAACGCGCTGCGGGACAAGCTGGCCGCCTGGCTGGGCCCGCTGCGCGGCACGGCTGGCCGCATGGCGCCCACGATGCCGGTGGAGGACCGGGCGGCGGACACCTGGGAACCGCTGGTCATCATCGCCGACCTGGCTGGCGGCCACTGGCCCGCCCGTGCCCGTGCGGCCTGCGTGGCGATGACCCGGTTCGAGGCCGTACAGGACGAGCAGACCAACCTGAAGACGCGGCTGCTGCGCGATATCCACCGCATCTTCGAGGCACACGGCAACCCCGAAGCTCTGTCCTCCCTGGATCTGGTCACCGCCCTGCTCCAGGACCCCGACGCACCCTGGGCAGAGCACGGCGCCAACGGGCTCAACGCCTACCACCTGGGGAAACTGCTGCGGGACTTCGACATCCGTCCGGCCAACTACCGGTTCGCCAAGGGCAGGCAGGCCAAGGGGTACGCCCGTAACCGGTTCCTCGACAGCTGGGCCCGGCACTGCCCCGACCTCACCGAGACGGCGCCCGCCCTCACGCCCGCACCCCCGGCCCAGGGCAAGCCGCCCGCCGCCCCGGCGGGTCAGCTGCCCATCGGCCCGCCCGGCGGCCCCGCCGGCCCCAACCGCGCCCGCTAA